The following coding sequences lie in one Pirellulales bacterium genomic window:
- a CDS encoding transposase, with protein MDAKQIRSLGPQLKSFLKQFDDCFSRSDTRSHLPVYVRGQLSDLPRKNCEPIADAVGMPPRTLQQFLSLLDWN; from the coding sequence ATGGATGCCAAACAGATTCGTTCGTTGGGACCACAGTTGAAATCGTTTTTGAAACAGTTCGACGATTGTTTTTCCCGTAGCGACACGCGGAGCCACTTGCCGGTGTACGTGCGTGGTCAATTGTCCGACTTGCCGCGGAAGAACTGTGAGCCGATCGCCGATGCGGTCGGGATGCCGCCGCGGACATTGCAGCAGTTTTTGAGTTTGCTGGATTGGAATC